A stretch of the Dechloromonas sp. TW-R-39-2 genome encodes the following:
- a CDS encoding PAS domain S-box protein produces the protein MPIIDPTPHLNSRNTRFFRWILPSIIFGALVIATWAGWQWQLQVQADNLNETHNQESAAITAEIRERLHLHAHFLRSLQAFASTTPGQDLKSWRRYTQEINLGSNLSGLFAFAYAPAVRPAELERFVSDTRRQVDRSDFSIFPAIDGDVLTPVTFIAPDNNMLRGSIGFNLLSETTRRQAIENAIARRDVAMSGPIVLLFDKGSRRPGFLLVHTLYHQGMPLNNVQERQQAFSGLVLTAYRTDEFLSALQKGGNSRFSLQIFDENLSSLQNTATSPTLIYDSDPELKPSPDSPTFHHEIDFGGRNWILSYRPRHDESKHSALNPASLILVGGLIGSSLLALLVFYLTTHRERALRYANQLTGELSASEERLRLAMAASNDGIWDQNLQTHQDYISPRMAQIFGFSEETAPDNIGPYLASIIPEDLALQRSALRRHLKTNAPYDVELRIHKQGGEITWVRVRGEALRNQHGHPIRLAGSVSDITENKQVEARLERLRGLLSTSVAAIPLPVFVQDERHSLLMVNHACCRLFGCAESELLGRHWPTIGNIPAEDQRLLLSSSERTLSTGRSNPLEFRLYLENGDTRLIVAHTARAQGPEGHPLLISTLTDMTELRRAESAIQAADHLKQSVLDAATEIAIIATDPQGLITVFNRGAEKMLGYTAAEMVGRLTPAVIHQEAEVTARAEELSHQFRQEIFGFATFTTLPQINGAEQREWTYIRKDGACLTVSLVVTAQRGTSGETIGYLGTAIDITEQKRAEHNLRQKHELLQTVLEHIPGGVSMIDAELNFSMANSALKSVLDFPDELFAGKTPTLHEVALFNARRGEYGPGDPEIIAAEIVAKARNPEPHCFERTRPNGKTIEVRGAPLPDGGFVTIYTDITKRRQTDEELLQHRNHLQELVTERTARLAEALHQAQAASQAKSEFLANMSHELRTPMHAILSFSELGTERAGSGGEAKLLQYFQRIEQSAQRLLGLINELLDLSKLEAGRMELSLEKTEVMQLLQQVEAQLEPLLLAHRQTLTLEGKLPQTEIMADPNRITQVIYNLLSNAIKFSPDGGQIKIALDSAVLATGRRSEDRGVEAAIAIQFIDDGVGVPEEELESIFDKFVQSSTTKNGAGGTGLGLAITRAIVLQHRGTIVATNNVGGGACFTVTLPLNNGTVKVESHE, from the coding sequence CCGCTATACCCAGGAAATCAACCTCGGCAGCAACCTGTCCGGCCTTTTCGCCTTCGCTTATGCCCCGGCCGTCCGCCCTGCCGAACTGGAGCGCTTTGTTTCCGACACCCGGCGCCAGGTCGACCGCAGCGATTTCAGCATTTTCCCGGCGATTGACGGCGATGTCCTGACGCCGGTCACGTTCATTGCCCCGGACAACAACATGCTGCGCGGCAGTATCGGCTTCAACCTGCTCTCTGAAACCACACGCCGCCAAGCGATCGAGAATGCAATCGCCAGGCGCGATGTCGCCATGTCCGGGCCGATTGTGCTGCTGTTCGACAAGGGCAGCCGGCGTCCAGGATTTCTTCTGGTGCATACGCTTTATCACCAGGGCATGCCGTTGAACAATGTGCAGGAACGACAACAAGCCTTTTCCGGACTCGTCCTGACGGCCTATCGGACCGATGAATTCCTGAGTGCCCTGCAAAAGGGAGGCAACTCCCGCTTCTCCCTGCAGATTTTTGATGAAAACCTGAGCAGCCTGCAAAACACAGCCACCTCGCCAACGCTGATCTATGACTCCGACCCGGAGCTAAAACCCTCGCCGGACAGCCCGACTTTCCACCACGAAATCGACTTCGGCGGCCGCAACTGGATTCTCAGTTACCGACCGCGTCACGATGAAAGCAAGCACAGTGCGCTCAACCCCGCCAGCCTTATTCTGGTCGGTGGACTGATCGGCAGCAGTTTGCTGGCACTACTGGTTTTCTACCTGACCACCCACCGCGAACGTGCGCTGCGCTACGCCAATCAACTGACCGGTGAATTAAGCGCATCCGAGGAACGTTTACGCCTGGCCATGGCCGCAAGCAACGACGGCATATGGGACCAGAATCTGCAAACCCATCAGGACTACATCAGCCCCCGCATGGCGCAGATATTCGGTTTCAGCGAAGAAACAGCACCTGACAACATTGGCCCTTACCTGGCCAGCATCATTCCGGAAGATCTCGCTCTGCAACGCTCGGCCCTACGCCGCCACCTCAAGACCAACGCCCCGTACGATGTCGAACTGCGCATTCACAAACAAGGCGGCGAAATAACCTGGGTTCGGGTGCGTGGAGAAGCCTTGCGCAATCAGCATGGACATCCCATCAGGCTGGCTGGCTCAGTCTCCGACATCACCGAAAACAAGCAGGTTGAAGCACGCCTTGAACGCCTGCGCGGCTTGCTCAGCACCTCAGTTGCAGCCATTCCCTTGCCTGTTTTCGTTCAGGATGAACGCCATAGCCTGCTGATGGTCAACCATGCCTGCTGCCGCCTTTTCGGTTGCGCCGAAAGCGAGTTGCTGGGGCGCCACTGGCCGACGATCGGCAATATTCCAGCAGAAGATCAGCGACTGTTGTTGAGCAGCAGCGAGCGCACACTCAGCACCGGGCGCAGCAATCCGCTGGAGTTCCGCCTTTATCTGGAAAATGGCGACACCCGCCTGATCGTCGCACACACCGCACGCGCCCAGGGGCCGGAAGGACACCCGCTCCTGATCAGCACACTGACCGACATGACGGAACTGCGGCGGGCAGAGTCAGCCATCCAGGCCGCGGACCATCTGAAACAGTCGGTACTCGATGCGGCAACCGAAATCGCCATCATCGCCACCGACCCGCAGGGTTTGATTACCGTATTCAATCGCGGTGCCGAAAAAATGCTGGGTTACACAGCCGCAGAAATGGTCGGCCGCCTGACCCCGGCAGTCATTCACCAAGAAGCTGAAGTTACGGCTCGCGCCGAAGAGTTGAGTCATCAATTCCGACAGGAAATTTTCGGCTTCGCAACATTTACAACGCTGCCTCAGATCAACGGGGCTGAGCAACGTGAATGGACTTATATCCGCAAGGACGGGGCTTGCCTGACAGTCAGCCTGGTCGTCACAGCACAACGTGGGACCAGCGGAGAAACGATAGGCTACCTGGGCACGGCGATCGATATTACCGAGCAAAAACGTGCAGAACACAACTTGCGGCAAAAACACGAGCTACTGCAAACCGTGTTGGAACATATTCCGGGAGGTGTTTCGATGATCGATGCCGAGCTCAACTTCTCAATGGCCAACAGTGCGCTGAAGAGCGTGCTCGACTTCCCGGATGAGCTGTTCGCCGGCAAGACCCCGACATTGCACGAAGTTGCCCTGTTCAATGCCAGACGCGGGGAATACGGTCCGGGCGACCCGGAGATCATTGCCGCCGAAATCGTCGCCAAGGCCCGCAACCCGGAGCCGCACTGCTTCGAAAGAACCCGGCCCAATGGCAAGACGATCGAGGTTCGTGGCGCTCCGTTGCCCGATGGCGGCTTTGTCACCATTTATACCGACATCACCAAACGCCGGCAAACCGATGAAGAACTGCTCCAGCACCGCAACCATCTGCAGGAACTGGTCACCGAACGCACCGCACGGCTGGCCGAAGCTCTGCACCAGGCACAGGCTGCCAGCCAGGCAAAGTCGGAGTTCCTGGCCAATATGTCGCATGAACTGAGGACACCGATGCATGCGATCCTCAGCTTTTCCGAACTCGGCACGGAGCGCGCAGGAAGTGGCGGAGAAGCCAAGCTGCTTCAGTACTTCCAGCGCATTGAGCAAAGTGCACAGCGCCTGCTGGGCCTGATTAACGAATTGCTTGATCTGTCGAAGCTTGAAGCCGGGCGCATGGAACTGTCGCTCGAAAAAACAGAAGTGATGCAATTGCTGCAGCAAGTGGAGGCGCAACTTGAACCCTTACTACTGGCACACCGGCAAACCCTGACGCTGGAAGGCAAACTGCCGCAAACCGAAATCATGGCTGATCCAAACCGGATTACCCAAGTGATCTACAACCTGCTATCGAATGCCATCAAGTTTTCTCCTGACGGCGGCCAGATCAAGATCGCCCTTGATTCTGCCGTACTGGCCACGGGACGACGCAGCGAAGACCGAGGCGTCGAAGCTGCCATCGCCATACAGTTCATCGATGATGGCGTAGGCGTACCGGAAGAAGAGCTGGAAAGCATCTTTGACAAATTTGTTCAGAGCAGCACGACCAAAAACGGGGCGGGTGGAACAGGCCTGGGTTTGGCCATCACCAGGGCAATTGTTTTACAGCACCGTGGTACGATTGTTGCCACAAACAATGTCGGGGGCGGCGCATGCTTCACCGTCACCCTGCCGCTCAACAATGGGACAGTAAAGGTCGAATCGCATGAGTGA